In one window of Meiothermus sp. DNA:
- a CDS encoding dTDP-4-dehydrorhamnose 3,5-epimerase family protein, whose amino-acid sequence MKLDEQAQAALSYQNYPVPPAIEGVVHQPLKKYRSLEGAFMEHLRLTGGQVEGLPTPFEARQISVSWAVPGRINAFHIHPKRTQDEVWCVLEGELLVWLVDVRADSPTQGNRRYFLLTGEAPALLYIPSGVAHGYRAGHRGALLMYVMNDQFNASDPNEGRLPWDFFGAHLWADDRG is encoded by the coding sequence ATGAAACTCGATGAGCAAGCCCAAGCTGCCCTAAGTTACCAGAATTATCCGGTTCCCCCTGCAATTGAGGGGGTGGTGCACCAGCCCCTGAAGAAATATCGCTCGCTCGAGGGGGCCTTTATGGAACACCTGCGCCTCACCGGTGGTCAGGTCGAGGGGCTACCAACGCCCTTCGAGGCTCGGCAAATCTCGGTCTCTTGGGCAGTCCCGGGCCGCATCAACGCCTTTCATATTCATCCCAAGCGCACCCAGGACGAGGTTTGGTGCGTGCTGGAGGGTGAGCTATTGGTCTGGCTGGTGGACGTGCGGGCCGACTCCCCCACCCAGGGCAACCGGCGCTATTTTTTGCTGACGGGCGAGGCTCCGGCACTGCTGTATATTCCCTCCGGGGTGGCGCATGGCTACCGGGCCGGCCACCGGGGGGCGTTGCTAATGTACGTCATGAACGACCAGTTCAACGCCTCTGACCCCAACGAGGGTCGCCTACCGTGGGACTTTTTTGGCGCCCATCTTTGGGCGGACGACAGAGGCTAG
- a CDS encoding glycosyltransferase family 2 protein has protein sequence MSRDFSIIVISHNTQGILGECLRRLEEHYPEAEVIVADSASTDGSPDWVQTYHPAVKVLRLPNRGYAFAVNRGLEATSRPWVVEMNSDIYLEKGDLEALQKALQENPQAALAGPTLQTPRGHLQSFGLFYAPNYWKLQRPRPVSWVSGALIMARKSALAKIGGMDERFFFYNEDLEWCTRARHKGWQVLLVPRRVLHLGGSSTPSDPRFLAEGYRGGLLYTRDYYPTLHSLHKKAVWLEAHLRLRLDGQPIRRAGYRLILDKLQEGSLEVPFLP, from the coding sequence ATGAGTCGAGATTTTTCCATCATTGTTATCTCCCACAACACCCAGGGCATTCTGGGTGAGTGCTTGCGGCGACTGGAAGAACACTACCCAGAAGCCGAGGTGATCGTGGCGGACTCCGCTTCCACCGACGGTAGCCCGGATTGGGTTCAGACGTACCACCCTGCGGTGAAGGTACTGAGGCTGCCCAACCGGGGCTATGCCTTTGCCGTGAACCGCGGTCTGGAGGCCACCTCCCGCCCCTGGGTGGTGGAGATGAACAGCGACATCTACCTGGAAAAAGGAGACCTGGAAGCCCTGCAAAAGGCCCTCCAGGAAAACCCCCAAGCGGCTCTGGCCGGCCCCACCCTGCAAACCCCAAGAGGGCATTTGCAATCCTTCGGGCTGTTTTATGCACCCAACTACTGGAAGCTGCAGCGGCCCAGGCCGGTAAGCTGGGTATCGGGCGCGCTCATCATGGCCCGTAAGAGCGCGCTGGCAAAAATCGGCGGTATGGACGAACGCTTTTTCTTCTATAACGAAGACCTCGAGTGGTGTACCCGCGCCCGCCATAAGGGCTGGCAGGTCTTGCTGGTGCCCAGGCGCGTGCTGCACCTGGGGGGAAGCTCCACCCCCAGCGACCCCCGCTTTCTGGCCGAGGGCTACCGGGGGGGGCTGCTGTACACCCGCGATTACTACCCCACCCTGCACAGCCTGCACAAAAAAGCGGTCTGGCTCGAGGCCCACCTACGGTTGCGGCTCGACGGCCAACCCATTCGCAGGGCCGGCTACCGGCTTATTCTGGACAAGCTACAGGAGGGCAGTTTGGAGGTGCCCTTCCTGCCCTGA
- a CDS encoding glucose-1-phosphate thymidylyltransferase — MELKGLVLSGGKGTRLRPLTHTRAKQLIPIAGKPNLFYALEDLVAAGIRDIGVVLSPETGEEVRAALGDGSSWGVRITYIVQEAPLGIAHAVKTAQPFLGDSPFVLYLGDNLLSGGIKHLVAEYRQTQPAAIVLLTPVDDPRAFGVAVLDEQGRVVRLLEKPQNPPSNLALVGVYLFSPGIHPVIEGLRPSGRGEYEITEAIQGLVDSGQKVIAHQVRGWWKDTGKPEDLLDANRLALSTLVRRIEGELQEAQVVGEVVVEAGARIVRSTVRGPAYIGAGALVEDGFVGPYTAIGKNARVVSSEIEYSILMDEAQVYALPYRLDSSILGQGVVVDGKGNARRHSLQLVLGDRSRVRL; from the coding sequence ATGGAACTCAAGGGTCTTGTTCTTTCTGGAGGCAAAGGCACCCGGCTGCGTCCGCTTACCCACACCCGGGCCAAACAACTCATCCCCATCGCGGGCAAGCCCAACCTCTTTTACGCCCTGGAAGACCTGGTGGCTGCCGGTATCCGCGACATCGGCGTGGTTCTGAGCCCCGAAACCGGCGAGGAGGTGCGGGCGGCCCTGGGCGACGGCTCGAGCTGGGGCGTGCGAATCACCTACATCGTACAGGAGGCCCCCCTGGGCATTGCCCACGCGGTCAAGACCGCCCAGCCTTTTCTGGGCGATAGCCCCTTTGTGCTCTACCTGGGCGATAACCTGCTTTCAGGAGGCATCAAGCACCTGGTGGCCGAGTACCGCCAGACCCAGCCCGCAGCCATCGTCCTCCTGACCCCAGTGGACGACCCCCGGGCCTTCGGGGTGGCGGTCTTGGACGAGCAGGGCCGGGTGGTGCGGCTTTTGGAGAAGCCCCAGAACCCCCCCTCCAACCTGGCCCTGGTGGGGGTGTACCTCTTTAGCCCCGGCATCCACCCCGTCATTGAGGGGCTTAGGCCCTCCGGGCGGGGTGAGTACGAGATTACCGAGGCCATCCAGGGCCTGGTGGACAGCGGGCAGAAGGTGATTGCCCACCAGGTGCGGGGCTGGTGGAAGGATACCGGCAAACCCGAAGACCTCCTCGACGCCAACCGGCTGGCCCTCTCGACCCTCGTGCGCCGGATTGAGGGAGAACTCCAGGAGGCCCAGGTGGTGGGTGAGGTGGTGGTGGAAGCCGGGGCCCGCATCGTCCGTAGCACCGTGCGCGGCCCGGCCTACATTGGGGCCGGAGCCCTGGTTGAAGATGGGTTTGTGGGTCCCTACACGGCCATTGGCAAGAACGCCAGGGTGGTTTCCAGCGAGATCGAGTACTCCATCCTGATGGATGAGGCCCAGGTGTATGCGCTGCCCTACCGCCTGGACAGCAGCATTCTGGGGCAGGGGGTGGTGGTAGACGGCAAGGGGAACGCCCGTCGTCACAGCCTTCAACTGGTGCTGGGCGATCGCAGCCGGGTGCGGCTTTAG
- a CDS encoding class II aldolase/adducin family protein, with translation MVQSSNSTNAFLEQTPPSFVVVGQPTEGLKALADQLPQVMQTRGYRHEPGAEAPRAVLNFIQADKPTPYRRKAQATMVVSFLELPQMPPDPIGGLYSYLVRALSNMLVVYVPGQGAHFLTLELGRYHEPEGPRFVERVAERIHPIASSVLVVNNRFEPGLEPELWQGDALTQSLSAAGRKLAEWDLLPAAFPIEEILPPEDFRHVKRLYGIGGLSYGNLSVRKDEKRFWMSASGVDKANLREVGRDILMVTDYDVEQNAMRLSVPPGVEPRRVSVDAIEHWMIYREHPQVGAIIHVHAWMENISSTQFNYPCGTYELASAVAEKVREAPDPSRAVVGLKNHGLTITGHSLEDILERIEGRLLRQVPMT, from the coding sequence ATGGTTCAGTCCAGCAACAGCACCAACGCTTTCCTCGAGCAGACCCCGCCCAGTTTTGTCGTTGTGGGCCAGCCGACCGAAGGGCTCAAGGCTCTGGCCGATCAGCTTCCCCAGGTGATGCAGACCCGGGGCTACCGACACGAACCGGGCGCCGAGGCGCCGCGGGCGGTGCTTAATTTCATCCAGGCCGACAAGCCCACCCCCTACCGGCGCAAGGCCCAGGCCACCATGGTGGTCTCGTTTCTGGAGCTACCCCAGATGCCCCCAGACCCCATCGGCGGGCTTTATAGCTACCTGGTGCGGGCCCTGTCCAACATGCTGGTGGTCTACGTGCCCGGCCAGGGGGCCCACTTCCTGACCCTGGAGCTTGGCCGGTACCACGAGCCCGAAGGCCCCCGCTTTGTGGAGCGGGTAGCCGAGCGCATCCACCCCATTGCCTCCTCGGTGCTGGTGGTGAACAACCGCTTTGAACCGGGCCTCGAGCCCGAGCTCTGGCAGGGCGATGCCCTCACCCAAAGCCTGAGCGCGGCGGGCCGCAAGCTGGCCGAATGGGATCTGCTCCCGGCGGCTTTTCCCATCGAGGAAATCCTGCCCCCCGAAGACTTCCGCCACGTCAAGCGGCTGTACGGCATTGGGGGGCTTTCGTATGGCAACCTGTCGGTGCGCAAGGATGAAAAGCGCTTCTGGATGTCGGCCAGCGGGGTGGACAAGGCCAACCTGCGCGAGGTGGGGCGGGACATCCTGATGGTCACCGACTACGACGTAGAACAAAACGCCATGCGCCTCTCGGTTCCGCCGGGGGTAGAGCCGCGCCGGGTCAGCGTGGACGCCATCGAACACTGGATGATCTACCGCGAACACCCCCAGGTCGGGGCCATCATCCACGTGCACGCCTGGATGGAAAACATCAGCTCGACCCAGTTCAACTACCCTTGCGGCACCTACGAGTTAGCCAGCGCGGTGGCCGAAAAGGTGCGCGAGGCTCCCGACCCCAGCCGGGCGGTGGTGGGGCTCAAGAACCACGGTCTGACCATCACCGGCCACAGCCTCGAGGACATCCTGGAGCGCATCGAAGGCCGGCTTCTGCGCCAGGTGCCCATGACCTGA
- a CDS encoding monothiol bacilliredoxin BrxC family protein → MSLRERVFPLKTPADVDAFLENHELAAIFKASTTDKTLEAMQHVQKYLEPRPDVAIGIIRIPEDRPASNHVEARTGIQHQSPQLILFRQARPLFDLDNWKINPDHLEPLLLQSLPVHVGKPVRNPAVVGLQVYMDLLDRFLNGQLSEERFQWGYLDQLKKEAGWRSEEDFALLNSLFPNPDGRAFTPGKVVALEFQAQLAGQAEPLWARAKRFRDQVAHYQAAKEEASP, encoded by the coding sequence ATGAGCTTGCGCGAACGAGTCTTCCCGCTCAAAACCCCCGCGGATGTGGATGCCTTTTTGGAAAATCACGAACTGGCAGCGATTTTCAAGGCCAGTACCACCGACAAGACTCTGGAAGCCATGCAACACGTCCAGAAGTACCTGGAGCCCCGCCCGGACGTAGCCATAGGCATCATCCGCATTCCCGAAGACCGTCCGGCTTCGAACCATGTGGAGGCCCGTACGGGTATTCAGCACCAGAGCCCGCAGTTGATCCTCTTCCGTCAGGCCCGGCCGCTCTTCGACCTGGACAACTGGAAGATTAATCCCGACCACTTGGAGCCCCTTCTGCTTCAGTCGTTGCCGGTTCACGTTGGCAAACCGGTGCGAAACCCGGCTGTAGTTGGGCTGCAGGTGTACATGGATTTACTGGATCGCTTCCTAAATGGACAACTGAGCGAGGAGCGCTTTCAGTGGGGCTACCTGGATCAGCTAAAAAAAGAGGCAGGCTGGCGCTCCGAGGAAGACTTTGCCTTGCTCAACAGCCTGTTCCCCAACCCCGATGGCCGGGCCTTTACCCCCGGCAAGGTGGTGGCGCTGGAGTTCCAGGCCCAGCTCGCAGGCCAGGCCGAGCCCCTCTGGGCTCGAGCCAAGCGGTTTCGTGATCAGGTAGCCCACTACCAGGCAGCCAAAGAGGAGGCGTCTCCTTAG
- a CDS encoding TVP38/TMEM64 family protein, whose product MERLSASRPLPILPVFLTLLLLASALVGAYFVFPGFKERMDGVYGLLSGGNPQVLQAWVAGLGFWGPLSIIGLMIAQTLVSVVPMTLVMLISVLAFGPVVGGVLGWVGAIIAAMLGYSLARLLGPVVVDRFVSEKIRLKVEEQVERYGPWAIIALRLSFVVPTDSVNFVAGLVRMHPLKFLLATSVGAAPVAVVVAWLGADFSCLGPFLLVATLVGLTALGGFIFYDQSRLRRKNKAGKGESV is encoded by the coding sequence ATGGAACGACTTTCTGCATCGCGGCCTCTACCCATACTGCCTGTATTCCTGACCTTGCTGCTACTGGCAAGCGCACTGGTGGGCGCTTATTTTGTCTTTCCCGGCTTCAAAGAGCGCATGGATGGGGTGTATGGCTTGCTTTCCGGCGGGAACCCACAGGTCCTGCAGGCCTGGGTAGCCGGGCTGGGCTTCTGGGGCCCCTTGAGCATCATCGGGCTGATGATTGCCCAGACCCTGGTCTCGGTGGTGCCCATGACCCTGGTGATGCTGATCTCGGTGCTGGCCTTTGGGCCGGTGGTGGGGGGTGTGCTGGGCTGGGTTGGCGCCATTATTGCCGCCATGCTGGGCTATAGCCTGGCCAGGTTGCTGGGGCCGGTGGTGGTAGATCGCTTTGTGAGCGAGAAAATCCGCCTGAAGGTGGAGGAGCAGGTCGAGCGCTACGGGCCCTGGGCCATCATTGCGCTGCGGCTGTCGTTTGTGGTACCTACCGATAGCGTGAACTTTGTGGCCGGACTGGTGCGAATGCATCCGCTCAAGTTTTTGCTGGCGACCTCGGTGGGGGCCGCCCCGGTGGCAGTGGTGGTGGCCTGGCTGGGGGCCGATTTCTCCTGCCTGGGGCCGTTCTTGCTGGTCGCCACCCTGGTGGGCCTCACGGCCCTGGGCGGCTTTATCTTCTACGACCAGTCCCGTCTTCGGCGCAAAAATAAGGCGGGCAAGGGCGAATCAGTCTGA
- a CDS encoding NAD-dependent deacylase — protein MSNLNTAQARLARARRVAVLTGAGISQPSGIPTFRDAAGLWKDFDLEEYATPSAYARNPQKVWEWYAWRYQNVMQAQPNRAHVLLAVLEQRVGEGFFLATQNVDSLHSRAGSIRLVELHGNIARGRCERCGERFPLPEPAQFVPPPYCPGCGARGRPDVVWFGELLPPGAYEQAERAFTQAEVALVVGTSAEVEPAASLGRLASLNGAYLIEINPNPTPLSSWADCSLRMGAVEGMQALMGDSD, from the coding sequence ATGAGCAACCTGAACACTGCCCAGGCGCGTCTGGCCCGCGCGCGGCGGGTTGCTGTGCTGACCGGGGCCGGTATTTCGCAGCCCTCGGGCATTCCCACTTTTCGCGATGCCGCTGGCCTGTGGAAAGACTTTGACCTAGAAGAATACGCCACCCCCAGCGCCTATGCCCGCAACCCACAGAAAGTCTGGGAGTGGTACGCCTGGCGCTACCAGAACGTGATGCAGGCCCAGCCCAACCGGGCCCATGTGTTGTTGGCGGTACTCGAGCAGCGGGTGGGGGAGGGCTTTTTTTTGGCAACACAAAACGTGGATAGCTTGCACAGCCGGGCCGGTTCAATCCGCCTGGTTGAGCTGCACGGCAACATCGCCCGGGGCCGCTGCGAACGCTGTGGAGAGCGGTTTCCCCTCCCCGAACCGGCTCAGTTTGTTCCGCCGCCCTATTGTCCAGGTTGTGGGGCCAGGGGCCGTCCGGACGTGGTCTGGTTTGGAGAACTTTTGCCACCGGGCGCCTACGAGCAAGCCGAGCGGGCCTTTACCCAGGCCGAGGTGGCCCTGGTGGTGGGCACCAGCGCCGAGGTCGAGCCTGCCGCCAGCCTGGGGCGGCTGGCCAGCCTGAATGGAGCCTACCTGATTGAAATAAACCCCAACCCCACCCCGCTCTCGAGCTGGGCCGACTGCTCCTTGCGCATGGGCGCGGTGGAAGGCATGCAGGCCCTGATGGGCGATTCAGACTGA
- a CDS encoding NAD(P)H-hydrate dehydratase, translated as MRLFTAQAMREADRKAIDLGYPSLLLMDAAGRRTAKRLLQYFAGRKIVVLCGKGNNGGDGLVAARWLAHWGHEVAVYAAEGQEGDAAMARQALQAYGLEIDPLSVWEPQPHSVVLDALFGTGLKGPLEGFYALLVERINQSGLPVVAVDMPSGLPYQPHIRANLTVALAGLKNEHLFYPHRTACGRILLDSIGMPPRALDNPHLPELLSSANMRALLPTRPGNAHKGSVGRVLVVGGYRSYTGAPSLAALGAYRTGAGLVTVAYPADCDVVPPLEAVRLPLFEWNTANLQMARAEAVAVGMGAGEGGVEAALAALGLARPTVLDADALHERVLRAYAQSGLPSILTPHPGEASRLLGHSAEQIARFPLEAAQTLAQRYPGLVVVLKGGPTVLAWTPPGTSETRLAVNSTGNPQMATGGMGDVLAGVIAALLAAGLSAWDAARLAVYLHGLAGDRSQKPGLLAHEVAETLPEAVEQLRSGSARDFWEPGYD; from the coding sequence ATGCGACTTTTCACCGCCCAAGCCATGCGCGAAGCCGACCGTAAGGCGATTGACCTGGGCTATCCCAGCCTGCTCTTGATGGATGCCGCCGGTAGGCGCACCGCCAAACGTCTGCTGCAGTACTTCGCGGGTCGCAAAATTGTGGTGCTTTGTGGCAAGGGCAACAACGGCGGCGATGGCCTGGTCGCGGCCCGCTGGCTGGCCCACTGGGGTCACGAGGTCGCGGTGTATGCTGCTGAGGGCCAGGAAGGCGATGCGGCCATGGCCCGACAAGCGCTGCAGGCCTACGGCCTGGAAATAGATCCCCTCTCGGTCTGGGAACCCCAGCCGCACAGCGTAGTGCTGGATGCGCTGTTTGGCACCGGCCTAAAGGGGCCACTGGAAGGTTTTTACGCTCTGCTGGTGGAAAGAATCAACCAATCTGGGCTGCCCGTGGTGGCCGTGGACATGCCCTCGGGCCTCCCCTACCAACCCCATATCCGCGCCAACCTGACCGTGGCGCTGGCGGGTCTGAAAAACGAGCACCTGTTTTATCCCCACCGGACCGCCTGTGGCCGGATTTTACTCGATTCCATCGGGATGCCGCCCAGGGCTCTGGACAACCCGCACCTGCCCGAGCTGTTATCTAGCGCGAACATGCGTGCCCTGCTGCCCACCCGCCCCGGCAACGCGCACAAAGGCTCGGTGGGGCGGGTGCTGGTGGTGGGGGGGTATCGGAGCTATACGGGTGCGCCCAGCCTGGCCGCCCTGGGGGCGTACCGAACCGGCGCCGGGCTGGTCACGGTGGCCTATCCCGCCGACTGCGACGTAGTGCCCCCTTTGGAGGCGGTGCGGCTTCCCTTATTCGAATGGAACACCGCCAACCTGCAGATGGCCCGGGCCGAGGCGGTGGCGGTAGGGATGGGGGCCGGGGAAGGTGGGGTGGAGGCGGCCCTGGCTGCCTTAGGGCTGGCCCGCCCCACCGTACTCGACGCGGACGCCCTGCACGAGCGGGTATTGCGGGCCTATGCCCAGTCGGGCCTGCCCAGCATCCTCACCCCCCACCCCGGCGAGGCCAGCCGGCTGCTGGGGCATTCAGCCGAGCAGATAGCCCGGTTTCCCCTCGAGGCCGCCCAGACCCTGGCCCAGCGTTACCCGGGCCTGGTGGTGGTGCTCAAAGGGGGGCCTACGGTGCTGGCCTGGACGCCCCCAGGCACTTCAGAAACCCGGCTGGCCGTCAACAGCACCGGCAACCCCCAGATGGCCACCGGCGGGATGGGCGATGTGCTGGCGGGGGTGATTGCCGCCCTTTTAGCCGCAGGCTTATCGGCCTGGGACGCCGCCCGATTGGCGGTGTATCTGCACGGGTTGGCGGGGGATCGAAGCCAGAAGCCGGGCCTCCTGGCCCACGAAGTGGCCGAGACCCTGCCGGAAGCAGTAGAGCAGCTGCGTTCAGGCTCCGCTAGGGATTTTTGGGAGCCGGGGTACGATTAA
- the thrB gene encoding homoserine kinase, with the protein MSDETLYVQVPATLANLGSGFDALGVALDLYLEVSASPAPSDQLHYSGQGHVPNTPHNLIHQGYRTAWQALGEANPPTLAIQAHNPIPLARGMGSSSAALVAGAALADLLSGHQLGKEGIFAVTAALEGHPDNVAPAVYGGFVAALADPPLALPLPSPKGLVFVLGVPPYEVPTPLARSALPKTIPLVDAVYNLARSALWPAALYSGRLEALREAARDRLHQPYRAHLMPGLEATLEQVYAAGALAAFVGGAGPTLAALAEIHHTEAIRGAMQGYVGQGSTLVLGLGEGLRWKAVSVPSR; encoded by the coding sequence ATGTCCGACGAAACCCTGTATGTTCAAGTTCCGGCCACCCTGGCCAACCTGGGTTCTGGCTTCGATGCCCTGGGGGTCGCCCTCGATCTATACCTCGAGGTCAGCGCCTCACCCGCTCCCAGCGACCAGTTGCACTACTCCGGCCAGGGACATGTACCCAATACCCCCCACAACCTGATCCACCAGGGCTACCGGACTGCCTGGCAGGCCCTGGGCGAAGCCAATCCGCCTACCCTTGCGATCCAGGCCCACAACCCCATTCCGCTGGCCCGCGGGATGGGCAGCAGCTCGGCAGCTCTGGTCGCCGGAGCTGCACTGGCCGATCTGCTCTCGGGGCATCAGCTTGGCAAAGAAGGCATATTCGCGGTCACTGCCGCCCTCGAGGGCCACCCCGACAACGTAGCGCCTGCGGTGTATGGGGGCTTTGTGGCGGCTCTGGCCGACCCCCCCCTGGCTTTGCCTCTGCCCTCCCCTAAAGGGCTGGTTTTTGTGCTGGGGGTACCGCCTTACGAGGTACCTACGCCGTTGGCCAGGTCTGCATTGCCCAAAACCATTCCCCTTGTCGATGCCGTATACAATTTGGCCCGCAGCGCACTCTGGCCCGCAGCCCTCTATTCAGGGCGTCTGGAGGCCTTGCGGGAAGCCGCAAGGGATCGCCTGCACCAGCCCTACCGGGCGCATCTGATGCCGGGCCTCGAGGCGACACTTGAACAGGTTTATGCTGCGGGTGCGCTGGCAGCTTTTGTAGGGGGGGCCGGCCCGACCCTGGCTGCACTGGCCGAAATCCACCATACAGAGGCCATTCGCGGGGCCATGCAAGGCTATGTGGGGCAAGGCTCCACCCTGGTGCTGGGGCTGGGGGAGGGTTTGCGGTGGAAGGCAGTTTCGGTACCATCCCGCTGA
- a CDS encoding DUF4388 domain-containing protein yields the protein MEGSFGTIPLSDVLEMIHANRGTGVLHLDSGKLPLHLHFEEGEVVGGGILDWEGFEAISTFPLHPEQGHFKFEADHVQGHPLMPFKAFMGEWARMNDQWARFRSVLDSPSRVLETPRAIEPFAVFVGGKSVRAAAKSWGVPLIIATERAWRGLREGDLTKLRKYAWFALRIRHPSARRTQAGIRDPRDMTVLLDGSRNLGELIHAGLPIAQVRNYLIQRISSGELEAPGRGWILRDLLWEIEAEQNPQK from the coding sequence GTGGAAGGCAGTTTCGGTACCATCCCGCTGAGCGATGTCCTGGAGATGATCCACGCCAACCGTGGAACCGGGGTTTTGCACCTGGATAGCGGCAAACTCCCCTTGCATTTGCACTTTGAGGAGGGCGAGGTGGTCGGGGGGGGCATCCTGGACTGGGAGGGCTTCGAGGCCATCTCGACCTTCCCGCTGCACCCCGAACAAGGCCACTTCAAGTTTGAAGCAGACCATGTTCAGGGCCATCCGCTGATGCCCTTCAAGGCCTTCATGGGAGAATGGGCCCGCATGAACGACCAGTGGGCCCGCTTTCGCAGTGTGCTGGACTCCCCCAGCCGGGTTCTGGAAACCCCCCGGGCGATAGAGCCTTTTGCGGTCTTTGTGGGGGGCAAAAGTGTGCGTGCTGCGGCTAAGAGCTGGGGGGTTCCACTCATCATCGCCACCGAACGGGCCTGGCGAGGGCTGCGGGAGGGCGACCTGACCAAACTGCGCAAATACGCCTGGTTTGCCCTGCGCATCCGCCACCCTTCGGCCCGCCGAACCCAGGCGGGCATCCGCGACCCCAGGGATATGACAGTATTGCTGGATGGCAGCCGCAACCTTGGCGAGCTTATACACGCTGGACTTCCCATCGCCCAGGTTCGCAACTACCTGATCCAGCGCATCAGCAGTGGAGAACTCGAGGCCCCCGGAAGGGGATGGATTCTGCGCGACCTGCTGTGGGAAATCGAGGCTGAACAGAACCCGCAGAAGTAG